From one Streptomyces sp. NBC_01478 genomic stretch:
- a CDS encoding DUF4287 domain-containing protein, which translates to MSQVFSQETHRNMLARIPHCTGREVSDWLRTVDEGPALFRFEEKVSWLRAEHDLAYGHAKAIIHEYDLRRAARKLL; encoded by the coding sequence ATGTCCCAAGTGTTCTCCCAGGAGACCCATCGCAACATGCTCGCCCGCATCCCTCACTGCACCGGTCGTGAAGTGTCCGACTGGCTGCGCACCGTCGACGAAGGCCCCGCCCTCTTCCGCTTCGAAGAGAAGGTCAGTTGGCTCCGCGCCGAACACGACCTCGCGTACGGCCACGCCAAGGCGATCATTCACGAGTACGACCTGAGGAGGGCCGCGCGCAAACTGCTCTAG